ACTAATTCCTTCGTGGGCAAAAGACCAAAATATTGGAAATAAAATGATTAACGCAAGAGCAGAAACTTTAACTCAGAAAGTAAGTTTCAAAAATGCCTTAAAGAAGAAACGCTGTTTAATAATTGTTGATGGATTTTATGAGTGGAAAAAAACAGCAAGCGAAAAGGCACCTATGTTTATCTCCTTAAAAAACGAAAAACCATTTGCTTTTGCAGGATTGTGGGAAGCATGGAAAACACCCGCGGGCAAACTTATTAGAACCTGCACAATTATTACTACAACCCCGAATGAGCTTATTTCACCGATTCATAATCGAATGCCTGTAATTTTACCAAAGGAATTTAGAAATTATTGGCTTGAATCTAACAATTTCGACGAAAACAAACTCATTGAATTATTAAAACCTTTCCCAGCGAAAGAAATGGTTGCGTACGAAGTCTCTAAATATGTGAACTCACCTATCAACGATAGCCCCATGTGCTGTGAACCAATTTATAGAACCACTTGA
Above is a genomic segment from Bacteroidota bacterium containing:
- a CDS encoding SOS response-associated peptidase; this encodes MCGRFSLKSTIQAIEDEFSIEESEIEILPRYNIAPTQDVSVITNENKTRLVSFRWGLIPSWAKDQNIGNKMINARAETLTQKVSFKNALKKKRCLIIVDGFYEWKKTASEKAPMFISLKNEKPFAFAGLWEAWKTPAGKLIRTCTIITTTPNELISPIHNRMPVILPKEFRNYWLESNNFDENKLIELLKPFPAKEMVAYEVSKYVNSPINDSPMCCEPIYRTT